Within the Telopea speciosissima isolate NSW1024214 ecotype Mountain lineage chromosome 4, Tspe_v1, whole genome shotgun sequence genome, the region GATTGTCAGGTGAGTAAAGGAAAATTAATCTTGTTCTGTATCTGTTTCTATAATGGGATCTGTAATCGTTTCTGAGCTAGAGAGAGGTTGATTATGCAAATAGTCTCTGCAGtcttaatttctctttttgttaTGGAGACttgtaataataaaaactgTTCTTTCCTGTGATGCCAGGCTGAATACTTTCGTCATTTACTCAAGCCCGTTACGTAGATATACTTTGTGATTTGCATCTTTGAATTAAGCTGGAGGTTGTAGTTATTTTCGTTAATCCTGAGAGAGGCAGCAAACAAGCCATTTGTAACCATTACTTCTGGTAAGGTTCCAAGACCTTGATGCTAGAAATGGATGTAACTTGTTTTCGATTCTTAGATCAACCAGTTGTAATATCTTTGTGTTTTTCTGCGTCTCAGGTGATTGTGTTAGTTGAATGGGAAAGAACTGTGATTCTTGGATTCATCAGCAGCATTCTGCCTTGCAATCACCCTTTCAAAACTGCATGAGCCCTCCTCTGAGTTTGGGGCTTGAAAATACATTCCCTGCTTATGCAAACCCCCAGACTGGCATGGCTTCTGCTAATGACACTATGCCATTGCCAGGGTTTGCATTTCCTGAATTGGGCAACTTGAAAACGGCCCAACCAGTTGAACAGCAAGGGTGGTTCTATTGCTTACCACGCCATCGGCATGCTGCCTTTGCTCCCCCTGATTGCATTGCCAAAGACAAATTTTCTGCACTTCCACATGGATGTTTTAGCCAGGCGACAGCCGCTCCCAATGCAGAACCAGCTTCTGTTCAGAAGCAATTCCATTGGCAGGCAGCCTTTGCTTCATCGGATTGCATTGCTAAAGACAAGTTTTCTGCATTTCCTAATGGATATTTTGGTCAGGTGGCAGCCACACCCAATGCAGAAGCAGGTTCTGTTCAGAAGCGATTCCTTGTTTTCGATCACTCTGGGAATCAAACAAGCTTCTTTATCAGTTCTGTGATTGCACCTACAATTCCATTCCAACACCAGAGTTGTAAGATTCCTAGCCAGTTTGATGCTAAAGGAATACATGAAGAACTGGCAGCTAATAGGGATCCAATCTATCAATCTGGGCCTGTTATTGTTTCAGATGGATTGAATGAAAATCACGAGAGTGATGGTGGGAGTGAAATGCGTGAAGACACAGAAGAACTCAATGCTCTATTGTACTCGGATGATGAATATGAAGATACTGGCTgtagtgaagaagatgatgaggtaGCTAGCACTGGTCATTCCCCTAGTGAAATGACAGGCCacgagaagcaagaagaagaagaagaagaagttgctAGTTCAGGTGGCCCAAATAAGAAGAGGAAACTTCTTGATGGAGAACATGAAGCAACATGTTCAGTCATGGACACTGCAAATTCAGCAAAACCCAATGGTTTGTTGTTGGAGTACGAGGACGATGCAGAATCAAGCTGCATTAGAGGCAGGGCCCAGGGAGGAAAGATGGGTGCATTGCCGCTGGGTCAGAAGCGGTTAAGGAAGGAAAGGATAAGGGAAACTGTGAGCATTCTGCAGAACATAATTCCTGGTGGGAAGGGCAAGGATGCAGCAATGGTCCTTGACGAAGCAATCCAGTACTTGAGATCTCTGAAGGTTAAAGCCAAAGCTCTTGGGACCTCTACTACTATTCTCAATTAGAGAGATCTTCCCTGTACCAGTAGACCAGTAGTTAGTCATGGTTGTGTTGTATGACTTTAGATGCAGTATTAGACTATTAGTATCGTAGTAGCCTTATGGTGGATTTGCTCTTCAGGATAACGAGTATCTATAGTCTCAAATCCAAAGCCCAGATGAAAGAAAAGGGTGGTGAGTGAGAGAAACTGAGAAAGCTCTAAGCTGATCAGTCTTCTACTATTCCTGACTTGAAATGATTATAGTTGGGAATCAGTAGTTTCTGCAATTGGGGCGGCCTGGTTCTTCCCGTGGGAATACTGGATGATGCCCTAATTAAGAGTTTTGAGGAAGGGGAAGTGTTCATCATAAGTTCATGTGAATGATGATTCAGTTGGAAGGGAAAATGGTGTTTTTGTCTGATTGACCCAGAAAATGATTAATTGGTGTGTAAATTTTCTAGGGCTGTGAGAAAGCTACCCAAGGTTGGAATTGATGAACTGATGTGGGGGAACTGTGGATATGATGAGCCGATGATCCTGTTgaaggggtggtggtggtgggtcaTAGGATAAGAAGCGTGCATGCGCGTTCGGTGGAATTGGGTCCCATTATTCAAgcccttctctctcccttccctttctttttgttctcttttgaaTCATGTTTTACTGTTTGTGAACTTTTAAGAGTTGGATATGGTTTGTCTAAAATTACGCTGTTGTAAAGTCATAGAAAGcatgaaggaaggaaggaaggaaggaaggaaggaaagaaagggagGGCTTTGGTGATTAATGGGGACAAACTCGAGAAGGGGTTGGGGAAGAGTCTCCATCATGTCTCTTTGTTGTGGGTCCTATTGGGGGCCCCATTACCAACCCATTATTATACTGAGTAGAAGTATATTTTATGtaacttttcttttgtattccACTGGGTTAATTATGATAATGATATTTCTCCTTGATGTCTCACTCTCTTCTTATGGTTCTTATGAtaatgatcatcatcatcataatgttttctttctttctttctttttgtaacaaataaataaggatttctttctttcatggGTATCTTTTTAAGGGTATGTTATGAGAAATGAGTAATGAGTTAGGGTTGATTTAAAAGTATGTGATGTGCTGTTCACCTGGTTGGTTGTCTTTATGCAAATGTAATTACATTGCTGCATGCACGCTTATAGAATGAGAAAGCGATGTGGGGATTCTTGGTCTGCTCTGGTGGCCAAAGTCTAATGTTGTGAGGCTTCATTTCACACTTGATGGTATATTAGGTGACCAAGTTGCAAAAGCAAaagactaggggtgtcaattggccTGGCCGGGCCAGGCCAGTTTCGGTCGAGCCAAATCGGACGTCCCTACTTTAGGAACTTGCACCTTGACCACTGACCACTGACCAGCCCGTTCAAGTAATTGGGCCTCGTAGTATGCTGGGCATGGTTCCATTTATAAATGGTTGGTCGGGTAACGGTTCTTAAGTAGGCTAAATGGGCTTTAAATGTGTCGGACTGAGCAAAATGGACTATAAATGGGTCATAAATGGACCCTTGCACCGAGAACGACCGACTGTTATTCGGGCTGGGCtcaagcccgacacgtttactAAATGGGCAGGGCCGGTCTCTGGCGTGTGGGCCTGAAATTGACACCCCTGAAAAGACCTATGAAAAGAAAAGTTGCaaattttctcctctcaggttccctgcccagtcaggttcgtaggttcctctcatagggagggcagaaatgacgacctcaccccacccgggcagtgtgttcgggcctggggtgaggtcgtcatttctgatcccctatgagaggaacctacgaacctgaccgggcagggaacttgAGAAGAGCTAGATTCGGAAAGTTGCAACTGATCAATGCAGCCAATGGCAATCGTTAACATGGCATGCCCAGTTGGCATGGAAgaatgagtctctctctctctctctggtgttAGAAATTAGGGAACGAAATGCAGCTAAAGAAAGGTTGGGAGTGGCAGAGAGTAggtttggtgttttggattgaATGGTCTAAAGCTGTCTGTCTCTATTGTTATTCAGGCACTCTTCTAAGGCATGCTATACAGAGATTTGGAGAATGATTGGTTGGCCAGTAAGCCAGTGTCTTATACGTTCCTTTATTGCATATATGACTATATGAGTGTGGCTCTTGGAAGCCACTGCCATTGGGCATTAGTGGGTGCGCTctattcaaaattaaaaaaaagagttataATGCATGAGCGCACTGAGTTAGTTCGAGTTTAAAGACTAGTTGAGTTGATCAATTGTTGTTTACATATGTACCTCttaaattaaatatataaaatttgtttctctctgtctctctctctccctctctccaaaACAATGGGTGGTGCTTCTAGCTCAATGTTTTGACTTCAATCGCCATCAATCAGGACTGGTTCAAAGCTTAAATCATGGAACATATGAGGAAGACTATCTTTCCTATAATTGCATGACATTAAGGTATTTTGGAGCTTCGCTGCTAGGAgttgatattttatttaatgGGTTTTTAATAAAAGAGTTTCCAAAATATCGTATCTCCCTATTGAAATTGTGCTTTTCGTTCTGTATGGTTTTGTCCGTACTGTTGTTTtcttgtgttttgtttttttaggtaATGCATTTTTGTATGAGATGTATAGTCCCACATTGAAAGTCGATGAGTTAAAAAAGAGACATATACATAGTTATTGGAATTATAAAGACAGTGTTTTGAAAGAAAGTGTTTATCTTCGCAGGAGGAAGGACACTAGCTTCACTTCAAAACACATACTCTTTTAATTCTTAGAGGCCTTAAATGATTAATGTGTGAGACAATCCCATTCGTATAAATATGTCTATGTGCATAACTGCATTCCTATCCATTGGAACCAATGGACACACTCATTCCATGGGATACCTCAAAGGGGTGTATACtcttctataaatagagggagtGCGTGCCTTCAAATGCTAATGCACAAATTcgtgttctctctctttctcttattaCATACTTTAATGCTGCCCGTTTTCTTGTAAAACCATTATATGGTGTCTTGACGATTGTATTGCATCCAAATTTGGCTTGAGCACAACTCTGACATACTCAAAAGGGCGCATCAAATGAGTGCACTTGCTGCTGAAAGCCAAAGAATGTACCATATTGGAGACAGTTTTACATTCAAATTCGGTTGCACAAAAAATGACAAATACTGACTTTAGGAGAGTGGCAAGTGGCACGTCTTAGCCTTCCATCTTCATCTTAAACAAGGACTCAAGTTTGTCACACTCTTCTACAGGATTCTTACAACAGATAAGTGATTCTCATATaaaatctatacctatttcacAACAATTAATGATGAGACTCACTATT harbors:
- the LOC122657562 gene encoding transcription factor SAC51-like produces the protein MGKNCDSWIHQQHSALQSPFQNCMSPPLSLGLENTFPAYANPQTGMASANDTMPLPGFAFPELGNLKTAQPVEQQGWFYCLPRHRHAAFAPPDCIAKDKFSALPHGCFSQATAAPNAEPASVQKQFHWQAAFASSDCIAKDKFSAFPNGYFGQVAATPNAEAGSVQKRFLVFDHSGNQTSFFISSVIAPTIPFQHQSCKIPSQFDAKGIHEELAANRDPIYQSGPVIVSDGLNENHESDGGSEMREDTEELNALLYSDDEYEDTGCSEEDDEVASTGHSPSEMTGHEKQEEEEEEVASSGGPNKKRKLLDGEHEATCSVMDTANSAKPNGLLLEYEDDAESSCIRGRAQGGKMGALPLGQKRLRKERIRETVSILQNIIPGGKGKDAAMVLDEAIQYLRSLKVKAKALGTSTTILN